Part of the Brevibacillus brevis genome is shown below.
CGTTCCTGACCGTGTCTACGGCGGACAGCAACATCGTGGAAGGGGTCGTGAAGACCAGCCTGAACTTTACGACAGCCGTGGGCGACGAGAAAAAATTCAAAGCGATCGTAAACGGCAAAGAAGTCGTACTCGAGGTCGAAAATGGAGTCAGCGTCTCCCGTTCCCAAATCGGACAAAAGTTTGTCGCTGTTCTGGATGAAGACGGTAAGGTAGCGTCGATCACGTTCTCGAAAAACACGACTGCCGGCATCGTCGAAAAGGTCTCGTCGGTAAGCGGCTCCAGCGCGAAAAAGGAAATCAAGGTCGGCGGAACGACCTACACGCTGGCCAGCTCTGCTACCGTCAAAGAAAAATCCCACCCCCAAGCGAAAGAGGCGAGCAGCAGCTTTTCCAGCATCGAAAAAGGCGATCTGGTCGAGTTGACCTTGGACGTCGACGGAAAAGTGACAGCAGTGACCATTACCAAGCTGAGCACGACGGGAACCATCCGCGTCGATGCCAATGACAACACGATCACGCTGGACGGCGTAGAATACGACGTGCTGGAGGATACCGAGCTTTACGTTGATGAGGATGAAGTGACCGAGCTCGACGACCTGAAGAACGGCCAGATGGCGATCCTCACGTTTGATGAGAACGGCAGCCTGACAAAAGTGGAGCAAGGGGTCGGAGTGGCAGACGGCAAGCTGATTGACGATACGACTGCCTATCAAGTGGGCAGCCCCGCAACGATCAAGGTAGAGGGCAAGACGTACGCCATTTTGCCAACAGCCAAGCTGACCGTCGATGGGGAAAGCGTGTCGCCGAGCTCCATCCGTGCGGATCAATTCAATGACTACCGCATCATCACCTGGAAGTACAACGTCGGCACCAGGGACATCGTCGAACTGACGATGGAAAAACAATCGGTGACCGGATACGTGACCAAAAAATCCGGCGACAAAATCACCGTGAACGGAAAGGTGTACCAGCTGGCATCCGGCGTTACGATCGACAGCGACGCGGCTACCAACGACAAGGAGTACACGCTGACCCTGAACAACGCAGGCAAGGTCAAAGCGGTATCCGGAGCTGCCAAAAAAGTGAGCGGCGTTGTTGATTCCGTGGAAGTGCGCAAGGAGGACGGCAAGCTGGTCTCGGCCGTCGTGGAAGTTGGCGGCAAGAAGTATGATGTCCGTGACGAAGACGCGATCGCGGAAGTCGAACAGTTCGAGTACGCAACGCTCACCCTGGATCGGGAAGGCGAGGTGACGGCTGCATCCGTCCAAGGGAAAAAGGCGCTGCAAGGGGTCAAATTCGTCGGAATCGAGACGAGGGTGAACGGCGATCGCTACGTGTTCTACGGCGACGTATCCACCAGCCTCAAAATGACGAAGGACGCCGAGATCAAGGACGAAGACGGCTCCGATCTTGATGCGGATGATCTCAAAAAGACGGACAAGGTCGACCTGTGGACGGACGCAAACGGCCAAGTCTACGTCATCGTAGTCGTGAACGACTAAAAGAAAGCAGGACTCCCGAAGCTCCCTTCATTTTCGCCGTGAAAATGAAGCGGGGCTTTTCCTTTTCTGGACGTCTATCCATGGTTGGCCCACTTTTTCAAAACGGGTGGCAAACGGGCGTACTAGCATAAGCCCTTTTCCATACGGTTTAGGGAGGGGGTGAATTCCTTGGATGAATGGCGCATGTTCAAACAGTTTATCCATTCCGCCGAACGAGTCTGGACTCAGATTGCGGCTTCGCCGAGAGGGAAGCCAGTCTACACGGTGGGCGGTCTGGATTACACGCCATTGCCGGAAAAGTACAACACCAAGCGCAAAATTTCGCGCATTTTTCGCCGCTACTGGGGAAGACAGCTGAGCGAGACGATGATTCGCAACCTGAATCTTCGTCTGGTCAAAGGAAAGCTCTGCGTGCCGTACAAGGAGATTCCGTCGTTCCCTACCATCGTTCAGTCGCTGCAAGTGAAAGCCAACAGTCCCAACCAGAAAGTCGTATCCGCAGTCTTGATGGGAGGAAGCAAGAAGGTGCGGGTCGAATATCGGTTCATCCGTGCCGGTGCGACAGCTCCTTACACGATCATGAAACGATCCGCAAGGGAAAATGACCCGCGTTATCGGCTGCCGGGGGCTGCAAAAACGAAGGCAAAGGCAAAACCTACAGCCCAGGCAAAACCTAAAGCCAAGCCAAAACAGCAGTCCAATGGAAGGAAGAAGCTCCTCAAAACCCCATGAACATGGGGTCGAGGAGCTTTGCTCGTTTACGACAGGATGGTAACGCGGTATTCGCGGAGCCAGTAATCGAGCTGGCCGAGAAACGCAAATAGCTGAGGGGTGCTCATGAGTTGGCCGAAGAACGGGATACTGGATGCCTGAGCGTCCGATTCAGCGATTCGCCTGATGGTCGGGACGTCGATGAGAGGCAGCAAGGGAGACGCCGGATCGCTCAAAATATCGAGGAGCCAGGCGCGAACCCCCTCGGTGTAAGAGGGATTGTGCGTCTTGGGATAAGGGCTTTTTTTGCGATAGAGGACTTCGTCGGGCAGGATTCCTTCCATCGCTTTTCGCAGGATGCCTTTTTCCCGGTTTCCGTACGTTTTCAGCTCCCATGGGATGTTCCAGACATACTCCACGATGCGATGGTCGCAAAACGGCACACGGGCCTCCAGGCTGGCAGCCATGCTCATCCGGTCTTTGCGATCCAGCAGCGTATTCATGAACCAGGTCAGATTGAGGTAAAACATTTCGCGACGGCGTGCTTCAAAGGGGCTTTCGCCGGGCAGTTGCGGCACTTCGTCAAGGGTTTCTTCGTACCGCATCGCGACGTATTCCTCCGGCTTGACCCAGTCCCTCAGCTCGGGCGAAAGCCAGGATGCCCGCTCTTTCGTGGCCCTGGCCCACGGGAATGTCCGCGCATTCAGCATGTCTTCCCGATGGAACCACGGATAGCCGCCAAACACCTCGTCGGCGCATTCTCCGGAAAGGACGACAGTCGTCTCCTTTTTGATCTCGCGGCAAAACAGGTACAGGGAGGCGTCCACATCGGCCATTCCCGGAAGATCGCGCGCGAGGGTAGCAGTCCGCAGGGCATCGATCAGCTCGTCGGTATCGAACTGGATGTCGTGATGGTGGGTTCCCAGATGCTGCGAGACCAGTCTGACGAACGGAGCGTCCTCATTCGGCTGGAAGGCGCTCGCCTGAAAATGTCTGGCGTTGTCGACGTAATCGATGGAATAGGTGTGCAGGGGGCCGCGGCCTTCCTGTTCGAAGTAGCGGGCGGCCACTGCCGTGATCACGCTGGAGTCCAATCCGCCGGAGAGCAGCGTCGAAACAGGAACGTCGGCCACCAGCTGCCTTTGGATCGAATCCGTCACCAGCTCTTTGACCCGTGCCGCGGTCGTCTCCAGGTCATCTGTATGCGGACGACTCTCGAGCTGCCAGTAACGGCTGATCTTAACCCCGTCGCGCGTGACGGTCAGCGCGCACCCAGGCCGCACTTCGTAGACCTCGTGAAAGACCCCGTGTCCCGGTGTGCGGGCAGGGCTGATGGCGAATACCTCCGCCAACCCTTCGCGGGAGAGCGCCGGTTTCACATCCGGGTGTGCAAGAAGGGATTTCAGCTCTGAGGCGAAGAGGAAAGAGCTGCCCCGCTCTGCGTAAAACAACGGCTTTACCCCCATGCGGTCGCGGGCGAGGAAAAGGCGCTGCCTGCGTTCATCCCAGATGGCAAAGGCGAAGATCCCGTTGAGTCGGCTGGTGCAATCCGCCCCCCATTCGAGGTAGGCATGTAGCAGCACTTCCGTATCCGAATGGGAGCGAAATGTATGGCCTGCCGCAAGCAATTCGGCACGCAAATCTTCCGTATTGTACAGCTCGCCGTTGTAAATCATGGTGCACGCATTTTCGTTCTGGACAGCCGTCATGGGCTGCAGGCCACCGGATGGATCGACGACGACCAGCCGGCGGTGTCCAAACGCCACGCGGGGTGTGACCCAAAAGCCTTCCGCATCGGGTCCCCGCCTTGTCAAACAATTCGTCATCGCTTGCAAAACCGGGCGCTCCTGGGAAAGGTCTTTTTCCCAATCCAACCAACCAACGATTCCACACATGTATGTTCACCCTTTCCCTGAAGCATTGCACACACAGCGTATGCGAGACGCCCAGTTTGATTGCGTGTCCAGCAGGGAAATCGGAAGTGAAGGCTGAAATTATAGAAGATTTCTACGGAGGTGGAGGATGCAGTGGACAATCTCACGTTGCTGCTTATCGAAAGAATGGGGATATTGCTGACGCTGGCCTTTATCCTCACCCGTATTCCGCTGTTCCGCCAGCTTTTGGACAGGGAAATCCATGCGGGGACTTCCATCTCGTATTCCTTGATGTTCGGTTTGTTCGGCATCGCCGGGACGTACGCCGGTGTAGTGGTAAACGAAGACACCTATTCGCCGACATTTTGGATCTTTTCGCTCGCTCCGGGCGAAGTGATCGCCAATTCGACGCTCGTGGGAGTCGTCATCGGCGGACTGCTCGGCGGTCCGCTTGTCGGGCTGGGGGCAGGGATGATTGCCGGAGCCCATGTGTACGGGATGGGCGGGTTCGCCGCGGCCGCGGTCGGCCTTTCGATTCCGCTGACCGGTCTTCTTGCCGGATATGTCGCGCGCTTTTTTTCCCAAGAGAGGGTCATTTCTCCTTCCAAGGCGATGTTCATCGGGATGTTCGCGCCCGTCCTGCAGATGTCGCTCATCCTGATCATAGCGGGGCCGCCGGAGCTCGTTCGCAGTGTCGTCAACCTGATCGGCGTGCCGATGGTCCTGACCAACAGCATCTCGATCGCCATTTTTACGACCATGATCCGCGTCGCCCTGCAGGAACAAGAGCGCTCCGCGGCGATGGAAGCAGAGCGGGCGTTTACCATCGCAGAACGGATCCTGCCCCATTTGCAAAGGGGGCTCACGCCTCAGACCGCCCAGGCGGCGGCACTGCTTTTGCAGCGGGAAGTGAAGGCCGCTGCGGTAGCGGTTACCGATCGCGAGCAGCTGTTGGCCCACGTCGGAGCGGGAGCGGAGCATCATGTGCCCGGACAGGCCATCGAAGGCGAGCTGGACAAGCGAGCATTGTTTAGCGGTGTCATCGAAAAGGGAATGACTCCCGAGGCGCTTGGGTGCAGGCAGAAAAACTGCATCCTGCAGTCGGCGATTTTGGTGCCGATCCGGGAGGGCGGCAGCGTCGTCGGACTGATCAAGCTGTACTTCCGCCGTCCGCAGCAGATCGGCAAAGTGCAGGAAGCGCTGGCAAAGGGTCTTAGCAACCTGATATCCAACCAGCTCACCCTGACCTTGACGGAAAAGATGAAAGGCCTCATGAAGGATGCGGAGCTGCGGATGCTGCAAGCGCAGATTCATCCTCATTTCCTGTTCAACACGCTGAATTCCATCGTCACCCTGATCCGTATCGACCCGCACCTGGCCCGCCACATGACAGTCCAGCTCGGAAACTTCATGCGT
Proteins encoded:
- the asnB gene encoding asparagine synthase (glutamine-hydrolyzing), with amino-acid sequence MCGIVGWLDWEKDLSQERPVLQAMTNCLTRRGPDAEGFWVTPRVAFGHRRLVVVDPSGGLQPMTAVQNENACTMIYNGELYNTEDLRAELLAAGHTFRSHSDTEVLLHAYLEWGADCTSRLNGIFAFAIWDERRQRLFLARDRMGVKPLFYAERGSSFLFASELKSLLAHPDVKPALSREGLAEVFAISPARTPGHGVFHEVYEVRPGCALTVTRDGVKISRYWQLESRPHTDDLETTAARVKELVTDSIQRQLVADVPVSTLLSGGLDSSVITAVAARYFEQEGRGPLHTYSIDYVDNARHFQASAFQPNEDAPFVRLVSQHLGTHHHDIQFDTDELIDALRTATLARDLPGMADVDASLYLFCREIKKETTVVLSGECADEVFGGYPWFHREDMLNARTFPWARATKERASWLSPELRDWVKPEEYVAMRYEETLDEVPQLPGESPFEARRREMFYLNLTWFMNTLLDRKDRMSMAASLEARVPFCDHRIVEYVWNIPWELKTYGNREKGILRKAMEGILPDEVLYRKKSPYPKTHNPSYTEGVRAWLLDILSDPASPLLPLIDVPTIRRIAESDAQASSIPFFGQLMSTPQLFAFLGQLDYWLREYRVTILS
- a CDS encoding LytS/YhcK type 5TM receptor domain-containing protein: MDNLTLLLIERMGILLTLAFILTRIPLFRQLLDREIHAGTSISYSLMFGLFGIAGTYAGVVVNEDTYSPTFWIFSLAPGEVIANSTLVGVVIGGLLGGPLVGLGAGMIAGAHVYGMGGFAAAAVGLSIPLTGLLAGYVARFFSQERVISPSKAMFIGMFAPVLQMSLILIIAGPPELVRSVVNLIGVPMVLTNSISIAIFTTMIRVALQEQERSAAMEAERAFTIAERILPHLQRGLTPQTAQAAALLLQREVKAAAVAVTDREQLLAHVGAGAEHHVPGQAIEGELDKRALFSGVIEKGMTPEALGCRQKNCILQSAILVPIREGGSVVGLIKLYFRRPQQIGKVQEALAKGLSNLISNQLTLTLTEKMKGLMKDAELRMLQAQIHPHFLFNTLNSIVTLIRIDPHLARHMTVQLGNFMRLSLKLTSTPVVSVRQELDHLFAYLEIIQIRFSEQLKVRCEIGDGVEEALIPPGTLQPLVENSIQHGLRHRPTGGEIVLTVRREREHVLFSLEDNGCGVSPELLEILGRIPTGSREGNGIGVHNVNQRLVSLCGPDAQLIFSNKAEGGCLITFSIPLAKEESA
- a CDS encoding DL-endopeptidase inhibitor IseA family protein; translation: MNSLDEWRMFKQFIHSAERVWTQIAASPRGKPVYTVGGLDYTPLPEKYNTKRKISRIFRRYWGRQLSETMIRNLNLRLVKGKLCVPYKEIPSFPTIVQSLQVKANSPNQKVVSAVLMGGSKKVRVEYRFIRAGATAPYTIMKRSARENDPRYRLPGAAKTKAKAKPTAQAKPKAKPKQQSNGRKKLLKTP
- a CDS encoding S-layer homology domain-containing protein, encoding MKNIKSRSTNDLKKLLATAVLAGVLAVPGAGMAASSLPLSDISQNANKDAILKLNYAGVLKGYTDGTFKPDKEVTRAEFAKIAVLAMGYTDEQANLLKGTTVFKDLPASHWATGYINLAVSQGIIKGYPDGTFKPNNNVKIAEALTVYVQGLKISVNPPSSGEWYYPYLLAADKAGIYEAKETPTIAAKRDIVAKYTDRFMETPVYANGAYYDKNGNANGTVKKLPVVKGTVASYDKSAKKVKLVGQSSDIAIADNAQVYGNIVTGAQIEYIAKNGKIAFLTVSTADSNIVEGVVKTSLNFTTAVGDEKKFKAIVNGKEVVLEVENGVSVSRSQIGQKFVAVLDEDGKVASITFSKNTTAGIVEKVSSVSGSSAKKEIKVGGTTYTLASSATVKEKSHPQAKEASSSFSSIEKGDLVELTLDVDGKVTAVTITKLSTTGTIRVDANDNTITLDGVEYDVLEDTELYVDEDEVTELDDLKNGQMAILTFDENGSLTKVEQGVGVADGKLIDDTTAYQVGSPATIKVEGKTYAILPTAKLTVDGESVSPSSIRADQFNDYRIITWKYNVGTRDIVELTMEKQSVTGYVTKKSGDKITVNGKVYQLASGVTIDSDAATNDKEYTLTLNNAGKVKAVSGAAKKVSGVVDSVEVRKEDGKLVSAVVEVGGKKYDVRDEDAIAEVEQFEYATLTLDREGEVTAASVQGKKALQGVKFVGIETRVNGDRYVFYGDVSTSLKMTKDAEIKDEDGSDLDADDLKKTDKVDLWTDANGQVYVIVVVND